From a region of the Alnus glutinosa chromosome 1, dhAlnGlut1.1, whole genome shotgun sequence genome:
- the LOC133880890 gene encoding uncharacterized protein LOC133880890, producing MIMDVSVIADTVNIATTQGLGLAKFLLRRHNHNNSHVSISAVLFAVDALAPPPVKSNYSRAARRTLLRKKRRTRRKSFSGDFEDGEEDDGVFGDGGDGPFGGGAGGGRGWNFGGFGGHYWDSSSSSSDPAFDFVYEVIYWIALSNCVHFAFKKIVRIVADGIGDAEREKIPMRLSSIC from the coding sequence ATGATCATGGACGTCTCTGTCATCGCTGACACAGTAAATATCGCCACCACGCAAGGCCTAGGGCTCGCCAAATTCCTTCTTCGTCGCCACAACCACAACAACAGCCACGTCTCGATCTCCGCCGTTCTCTTTGCCGTCGACGCTCTCGCTCCTCCGCCGGTCAAATCGAATTACTCTCGGGCCGCTCGCCGGACGCTCCTTCGGAAGAAGCGTCGCACAAGGCGGAAATCTTTTAGCGGCGATTTCGAGGACGGCGAAGAAGACGACGGCGTTTTCGGCGACGGAGGCGACGGTCCGTTTGGTGGAGGCGCCGGCGGGGGCAGAGGATGGAATTTCGGCGGATTCGGAGGGCATTATTGGGATTCGTCGTCGTCGTCCTCTGATCCCGCTTTCGATTTCGTCTACGAGGTGATCTACTGGATCGCGCTCTCGAATTGCGTGCACTTCGCGTTCAAGAAGATCGTTCGGATCGTGGCGGATGGGATCGGAGACgctgagagagagaagattcCGATGAGATTGTCATCGATTTGCTAA